Within the [Enterobacter] lignolyticus SCF1 genome, the region TTACGCGCCGACCGCCTGCGCGCAAGGCAGCTGATTCACCGCTATAACCCTACGTCGCCAGACGAGCGTGACGAGCGAAACGCCCTGCTCCGCGAACTGTTCGGTCGGGATCATGACGCCTATATCGAACCGGGCTTCCGCTGCGACTACGGCTACAACCTTTTCCTGGGTAAAAATTTTTACGCCAACTTCGACTGCGTGATGCTGGACGTGTGCCCGATACGCATCGGCGACAACTGTATGCTGGCCCCCGGCGTGCATATCTATACGGCGACCCACCCGCTGGACGCCGCGGAGCGCAACAGCGGTCTGGAATTCGGGAAGCCGGTTACCATTGGCGATAACGTGTGGATCGGCGGGCGGGCGGTGATTAACCCGGGCGTCACCATCGGCGACAATGCCGTTATCGCGTCAGGAGCGATCGTG harbors:
- the maa gene encoding maltose O-acetyltransferase — its product is MSDEKRKMIAGELYRPGDETLRADRLRARQLIHRYNPTSPDERDERNALLRELFGRDHDAYIEPGFRCDYGYNLFLGKNFYANFDCVMLDVCPIRIGDNCMLAPGVHIYTATHPLDAAERNSGLEFGKPVTIGDNVWIGGRAVINPGVTIGDNAVIASGAIVVKDVPANAVVGGNPARIIKMLA